The segment TAGGCAGTACGGCCCATGCACGTGGACGCAATCCATGCTGGATTGCAGGGAATTGCAACCTCAAGTTAACCCGCAAGAACGGCAGCTGCTCAtgaagcttgaaatttgCTTCAGATGCTGGGCAGGAAAGTTCTGCCTGAAATCCAGTGTACATTAAGAAATACTAAAAGCGACACAAGACAATCCACCCTTGGCCGGAGCGATGCAACGGATCCATCAAAGTTTAATATTCGACTTCTAATCTAAAATAAATATTTTATTTCGCATGAATTTTCGATTTCGGTTCCGTGCCTCGGTGGACGGGCGGCTGAACAGCCGTTCAGCTGCCGGCGTTCGAAACCGAACCTCTCGAGTTTTAAATCAGTAGCAGCCTCTACGATTAAGAAACCTGCTTGCCCAAGGAGCCTACAGCTCATACATAGCAGGTGGGAAATTCGGTGAATCGCTACGGGACCCTAGAAAGCACTCCAGCTTTCTAGCACCTTTCGCCCAGGCGAAATTTCCGTGAGGAGGGCCTGGGGAACCAGGCTCGCTGGTCGTGGTCATCAGAAATCAACTTGGGGTCCTCCGGGACACCGAGGATGGGAAGGCCACGGGAGTCCCGTTTAACTTGAGCTCTGCGCGAGCTGAAGGTTGTTGAGTGCAATCGTAGAGCTGATCAGCCAGCTGGTCAGAACCCGATACCGATTACTGCTGCTGTTTTCTCTCGATAATGTTTTTTTTTTAAGTATTGCACTGCGGCGCTACCATATGAAACCATGCTATCGGAAACCTGATCGAACGATCTCGCTAAAGATAGAGTTTGAATTATACCCAGCGTATATATGTACACGAATGCCTATCATGTGCTCCTAACGGCCCAGACCTTGGCCAAGAGCTGCGTTTTGTTCCTGGAAACGCTGTCCCACACGCTCACTGTGCTTTAGAAACTTTTCGGAACACTTCATGATACAGCTTTGCTCTCTGCTAGTCAATTTGGAAGATGTGAAATCATTTACACAATCTGCGAAACATCTTTCGACTAAGTTGGAGTACAGACGCATGAAATCCTTCATTTGCTTCTGCTCCACCAATTTTTGGAACTCTTGTTGTTCCCTGCCGTTCAGTTGATCCATTTTGAAACCGGAGCCTGTTCGAGTGATTGATAGAGTACGTGGCTGCTATGAGTCGACTGCTATCAACTGAAGTAGCTGCGTTGATATTAGCAGAcctgaaatttttcagtcGAATCAGTGCGCTGCGGCGGGTAACGCCTCTTGGATCTATTACGCTAGATGAACAGTGTATACTAATCGCTAACTAGACGGCTCTGGCCTGGCATCTCTTTTCGTATGCCTTCCATCCGGCTGCACGGTAACGTTCGCCCTCCACTTTGGGGTCTCTTCCCTTCGCAAACAGGCCTCTGCCGACGATTATGATGTCGGAGCCCGTGGAGACAACTTCGTCCACGGTTCTGTACTGCTGTCCAAGAGCGTCGCCCTTGTCGTCGAGACCGACTCCCGGGGTCATGATCAGCCAATCGAAGCCCTCGTCTCTTCCGCCCATGTCTCTTTGGGCGATAAACCCAATCACGAAGTCCTTGTCTGTCTTGGCAATCTCGACGGTGCCCTTTGTGTATTCGCCGTGGGCCAGCGAGCCCCTGGAAGAGAGCTCTGCGAGCATCAGAAGGCCTCTGGGTTCCGTAGTGGTTTCCTGGGCAGCCTGTTTGAGACCGGTGACAATCCCAGCGCCAGTGACACCGTGAGCGTTGGTAATATCGGCCCACTCGGCAATCTTATAAACACCAGATGAGTACTGAAGCTTGACCGTATTGCCAATGTCAGCAAACTTTCTGTCTTCGAAGATCAAAAAATTGTGCTTGCTGgccagctctttgagagGCTTGACTGTGCCCTCGAAGCTGAAGTCTGAGATGATATCGACATGGGTCTTCAGCAGGCAAATGTAAGGACCTAGGGTATCCAccaatttcagcagctcgGCGGTCGTCTGAACGTCTACCGAAGCACACAGgttcgtcttcttctcatgCATCAGACTCAGTAGCTTTGAAGCAACGGGACTAGGATGGCGTGCAGCCCTCTCTTGATAAGTAGCAGTTGACATCGGCTGGAATACTTGGGCTCTGGATCTTGTGGTGTCCTTATTGGTGTGTTATAGAGTGTTAAGAAAGCTCTTGTTAAAGCGATGCCTCGGCTGTCGATTATATCTAGAGCAGCTACAGCCAGAAATACGACAGATAAGCACTCGGGTAGAGCTCAATTGATTGGATCCTTGGCATACCAATCGATGCCAATGGGAGAAGAATGAGTAGCGACGATGATAGTGCCAAAACAGCCTCCGCAAGCCAGCTGCCGTACGACAACCGCAGTTCTTCCCTGATAGGAGCGTTGACCGCGGGTGGAAGATCAATAGTTTATCAAATGACTTCATTTTACCTCAGAACTCCCCTGAAGCTCTTTAGACCTCCAAGGTTCGACTATCTGCACTATGTAAGGATCGTTCTCACTGGAGAAGAGAATGAGAGGGGGCTCCCGAATGATAGTGCATCCCACAGAAGATTGGGCGTTGCAAGATCTAAATACTTCAATTACCTGGAAAATTCGTCGCTTGGCATTCTGACCAAGGCTCTGAACAAATACGGATGGAAGGTAATTCCAGACAGAATTCTGCCGCCGCTGATAGTCAATTCTGCCACCGGTGTGGTGCTTTACACAACCTATCTGACATCTTTTAACCAtttttcatcgaaatcgaCTCCTACGTCGTCTGCAAAGAATCCCTGGGACGTCTGGAGGTCGGGATTTGTGGCTGGCGCCATGCAAGCTTTAGTCTCAACGCCCATTGATGCCATCTATGCGAGATCTTCCACCAGCGAGTTCCTCTCTGTTGCTAAAAAATATGATAGCCTTTGGATGTATGGTCTGGataagctgaaggagattgGAATGATCGGCTGCTTTGGCGGCTTTGGCCTAGCACTTGTAAAGGAATCTTTGGGGTTCGCAGTTTACTTCACCACTTTCGAGCTGATGAAAGGGCAAGTTTGTACATGGTTCAAGACTGTGGTCAGGCAATACGCAGAAGTCAAGTATGTCATTCATAATACCAAACTGGCAGACTTGATACCGTCGACAACTCCTTCTCCACCAACAGAACAAGCAAAAATAGAGTTCCtatcaaagaaggaggaaaagtGGCTCAACAGGGCTTTCATATTTGTCGGAGGTGTGACTGCCGCATTCTTACTGCAGGTCGTCCAGTATCcattcaagaagattcaaaaaaTTCATCAATCCAGACTAGAAGCCTTCGATATAGTAAGCAGATCGCTTAACCATCAACCGGCAACTGCATCATCCCTTAGCAAAGCTACAAAAATATGGGTTTCAGAGCCGGCAAGCCGGCGCTTACATATCTATTACAACTCCTATTTGGACACATTTGAGCACGTTCTTTTCATCCATAAGAATACGAATTCCATGATGCGCTGGTTGTACAAAGGGTTTGCAAGAAACACATTAGCGATTATTCCTGGTACAACCGCGGGTCTGCTAATGCTAGACTACATGCGTAGCTCGTTCGAGCAGTCCCTTCTTCAAGTGAATGATTAAACTGATGCGATTTGCGCTCGATTAATGCGCAGATGTATGAGCGATGATTTATATGCTTTAACACTCTGTACTTAATTTGATATTCATTTCGACCCAATCGGACAGGCCAGGATCAGGAAATTCATGTCAGAACTAGGCAAGGACGAATCAAGCTTCGCTCACATGTTCGTTTACTTCCTGTGATGAAGAGTTCTCTTCCTGCGAAAATTCCTTTtctatcttcttcttctcggTTATTAGttcctgcagctgcttctcGACCGCGGGCATGTCAACGAACTTGTTGTAAACGTTCAGAACTTTCAGGAAGGTCTGATTTGTCGCTAGTTTATTCCTCAAACAGTGCAAATAAAATATCGAAATAACTGCGAGAATTTCCGGTATTGGAACGTTGTTCTCTTGTCTTGTAGCGTTGGATTCCAGCAGGGGTAACAGCCCGCCATCTATTACTTCTTCTGCGGTGGTTATTTCTTCAGATGGGAAGTGGATTCTCTCCGTTATTGCCACACCGAGTGTCTTCAGTGAATAGGAGCGTATCTGCTGGCATGGGTTCAAACATTGGTGAGAAAGAGCCTGAATGAGTGCTATTGTCTCGCTTTTCGTAAGTCTTAATGTAGTcacttcttcatcgagTAAAAGGCTGGTTAGATTAATCgacttcaaagacagtTCAACGACGTCTTGATAAGGATTTTCTTTGTCCACTTTTTGTCCTTTGCGAACCAGACGATCGTACTCCTGTTCCCATTTACTTCCGATGGCACCAGCAGATGAGATTTCATCCAGAAGGCCTAAAATCCACATGAAATTTTTCTCGGTCAAATCACCGTCTGATTTTAAAAGACATCGTTCTAGAAATTGATAAATTTCCTTGGTATGCCTTCTTATGGCGGCCAGGGATCTGAGAAGTTTCCAAAACCCGGCATCCTTCAAGATATGCTTCCGATTTTGTCCATTTTCGGTCAGCCCCAGAATTCCATGCAAAACCTCACTCCCAGCATCTCCGGCGAAGTACTTCTGAGTAAAGACTTCATTCTTCCCCAACAGATCTTTGTTAATTAATTCTAGGAGAGGTGAATGACATTCATCAACAGCcgagagaagaagcatcCTGTAGGAGGCCAATCTCATCACCGCTGCTTTTGATAACGTAACTGATTGTGATAGCGCGGTAACCCGATCCAACAATATGGATGCCACATCCTCACCAAGGTTGTGAATATGCAATAGGGCAACAGATAGCTCAACGAGGAAGAGCATCTCGCTTTCGAAAAATCGACCGTTTTCCGATGATATATCTTTTTTTATAGAGCTCAACAAAACCTTCACTAGATTTGCTGCGATATTCGTCTCGTTGCGGAAAACAGAAGAGGCGACATCAGTAGATGCAATGCATTGAATGGCTTTGATGGAAGCATCTATCTCTTCTTCCGTAGGCTCCTCATCTCCTTTCAGATATGACGCGAACGCTGAAAGTAGACCCTTGTTTTCTctggctttcttgattgagATCTCAGGTTCGGGTCTCCTCAAGCTGCCAAGTTTCAGTCTTTGCTGTATTTCGGGAAAAACGTCTGGGCTGATCAATAAGTTCTCATAAAGTACTAATATCACCTGAACAATTTTCGACCACAATTCATCATTGATGACACCAGGACTATTCTTTCTGCGAAGTATACGGAATAACACTACCAGACAAAGCTGACCTTTGAAAGACCTTCCCAATCTAACGGATTCTGTGCTTACCACAATACTGGTATTGCAGTCTTCCATCGCTATCTCCACCAGCGGAATTTCATCAGCATCTGATGATTGTCTCTTGGCAGTAGAAGCTGCAGGAACTAAAGTCGTCAGCTCGGATATCCTGCCAAGTATATCGTTATACAGGCCtttgatattgaaaaacGATGCAATGTAAGAGCACTTGTCAATACTCGTAAGCATTCGAGTGGAGATGTGGTCATCGGAGGCAACCTGGAATATTTTGAAAAGAGTTTTAGCAATAGAGCTTCCGACCTGCTTGAAAATAGCTTTATCAAAATGTGCCAATTCTTCAGGACTTAATCCCTCGATTGCGCTGGTTGAATCTTTGGCGATCTCTGTCAAGACTGTCGCTGAAGAGATCAGATTATTCCAAGCATCCTCGAACCATCTGTCATTTCCATGGTGTTCTTCTGGCATTACGATCTCCTTATCACGTATCGAAGAGTATATTCTCTCCAGGTACCACGTTGGGAAGTCCTTCTGGTTGTAGCAACCCTTTAAGTTGCCTGAATAATCTTCGTAAGACATATGCTCTTTAACCTGCGGATTATGCAGATCTGTATTAAGCATGATTATGGAATAgctcaagatgaagacggAATCGGCATCAGGTTGTACCGCCCTCACGTCATCTGTAGCTTCATTATTAATCTCGTTTGAATCATAACTCTGACACTCCACATATCTGGCGGAAAACGCTTCTATTATTCTTTCAATCTGCTGCGACTCACCAGGTAAACGAAACTTTGTCAACAAAATTCTGATGGCTTCGTCCACCCTCAAGCctttgaaatcaaaaagATCGATAAACTTTCGCAGCAGAGTTGCTTTCGTTGGATCACAAAGTAAAAGACCGATCgttttcttgttcatccGACTGTTATTCTCGAATAAGAAGCCTGAAATAGCTTCCTCCGTATTGGACTTGATAAAACCCTTCTCAATTAGGAGGGGAATTCCTTTTTTAGGTTTGTCATTAAAAATTGTAGCGCATTTAATGAACTCCTTTTTACGTTCCCGCTGTTCAAGTAAGTGGATGCTGGCATCTCCGGAGAGGAATATCTCCCTGTTCACACTTTGCAGGTGATCATAcatttcatcaataaaATATACGAGACCTTCCAAGCAAATGGGTGGTACACTGTCCGTGGTTGTGAGTGCTGCTTCCGGTAGGGCCAGCTTTGTCAGGGAATTCAGGAATTGAATTGACAAATCTGCTCTGTCGAGGTTGCAATCAAAAGTAATGAAAGTTGACGTAAAAAAACATGGGAAGCGAGTCCAAAGAATGGAGATTTGTTCGATGAGTAGCTCTTTCACAGCAGCGGGCCTCTCTTTCGCTTCATTGTTACTTTGACTGGCTGATTGTGAAAGAATTGTAAATATACGCGTCAAAGTCAGCTCAACTTGCATCTGTAAATGGTTCCCCAGAATTATCACAAGCGTAGTGAATAGCTGGAGAGCAGCCTGGAGCAGCGACAGCTTGTTGCTATTCTGtatgatgaaaaggacATACTTGCAAATCGGATCAGAAATGAGGCTGAAAAGACGGGGATGCAGGGGAAATATATCGCCGGCCAGCTCAACTGCGGTATTTATCAAGTTTAAACCAAAGATTCTGGCAGAATTTGTGTGCTTTGTCTGGTTTTCAGGAACTATCAAAGACAGTAGTAGGTTCAAATATTGCTTTATCACTGGTAGTCCATATTTAGGATCTGTAATGCGAGTTGCTTTAATCTCCGTCGGGTCAAGCTTAGAAATGTCAGCGTTCGCACTCGGTAGGCTCTGATCTTCTTTGGTATCATGATCACTAGTTGCATCATCCTTTCCCGCAGTCGTGCCAATCACATCGTCCTGAAGCTCATTGTTGGCGTAACTCTCATCATTAATGTATTTTTGAGCCAGGTTGGTGGGGTCTATATGCTTCAatttgctgaaaatttgCACCGTTATAGCGATCATAGTCGACTCCGCAGCTCTTCTCAGCACTTCGCTTCTCCGCTTATTGCAAGCCAACGACAAAATCGTCTGTAGAACATCATACATGATAGCGTCAGACAGCAAGTCACCGCAGCGCGACTGGATAATTGTCTGTAAAAGAATGACCACTTTCAAAAGAACCGAATCATCGGATAGCTGCTCGGAACCCTCAAACCTGCAATGAGTAAGCGAATTGACAGTCTCGTGATAGGCGGCTCTATGGTTGAGTGAAGATTCATTAATGACATTCAGCGTCAGAAACTTCTGCAACGAATCCAGTGCCAGCGAGGTTATGTACCCCGACACCGAGCTGGTGCTAATaacaagcagaaaaggTTGCAACAGAGTCAAAGAGTCGATATTTTCAAGTCCCTGCGCCTTATTCAGCATTAAACGCAACTGAATAAACCCCGATAATAATGGATCATTACTTCTGTTTGCCGAAAGATTATTAAACGTACTAACCAGCGACTCATCCTGATTGCTGAATATATCACTTCCACCGCCCAGCAGTGCTGCAACACCTGATTGCGATGTATATTTTGAGTATTTTCGCATCGCTGACGAAAGATTTATGCATTCCTTGATCACAATGGTCACCGGATCGACCGCTGCCGCACTTCCCGGGCTATCAAGATTCATTCTGACCTGCCAATTCAATTCAATGAGCCTCTAATCCTCAGTTATATCGCAGATCAACGCTCTATCGAGACCCAAGGTTTTGTATCTTGTAAGTCGTCCAAGTTTCTTTAACATAGGAGGCCGGgtaaattgaaaaattattGACAAGCATCGATGCCAAGTAGCGATGAGCTAAAGGCCAAAGGCGTCGAAGATAGCTGCTTCTGATCTGAATATATTGTCCGAGTCGGTTACAATGGGGCAGCTCTTGCAAACTTACCTCGATATCGCCATTGATGGGAAAAAAATTGGCCGGATTGTGTGCCAATTGCGCGAAGACAAGGCGCCAAAGGCAGCGCGAAACTTCTACGCATTGTGTGTCGGCGAAAGGCCTAATGGGAGCGCTAATGAGCTTTCGTACAAGGGTAATTACTTCCACCGtgtgatcaagaacttcatgATACAGTGCGGCGACATTACACATTGCTCCGGTGACTTCAGTAAGTCCGACGATGCTGGCAAGGGCGGTTGCTCGATTTATGCCACTAACGAAGAGCTCGAGCGCTCTGGGGACGAAAATTCCAATGCGGGTTGCTTaggaaactttgaagacgaGAATCTTGGGGAGTTTACTGAGCCATTCCTTCTGGCGATGGCGAACACTGGGTCACAAAATACCAACAGCTCGCAGTTTTTTATCACCACGTATCCATCACCGCATTTGAACGGGAAGCATTCGATTTTCGGGAAAGTCATTCATGGCAAATCTGTCGTACGGACTATCGAACGTTGCAAGATCGATTCGGATGGCTTCCCTGAATTATGCATAAGGATCGAAGACTGTGGCAAATGGGATGAGTCCTGTGGAGTTCCACTTTTCAATGCATCTAACGATCCTATTGGAGGCGATATTTATGAAGAGTATCCGGAAGACACGGAAGGTATTGATTCGGAGGACTTTACTGCAGCGTATGAGGCTGCTGACACAATCAAGCAATCTGGAACTCTACTGTACAAAAAGAAAGATTTCCAGAACTCTTATTTCAAGTATATCAAGGCGCTGCGATACATTAACGAGTATATTCCTGATATGGATGTGGATAAAGGCAACAACGTCAAGTTTACTGCGTTAAAAGTGAAGCTTTACCTCAATCTATCTCTCGTGCTGTACAACTTGAGAAGGTATGACGACGCTATAACTTATGCCACGTATCTGTTGGACATGGAGGATGTTCCAGAGTTGGATCGTGCCAAGGCGTTTTATAGAAGAGGGAACTCTTACCTCATGAAGAATAACCTAGAGAGCGCCCGATCGAACTTCCAGATGTGCAAAGAAAACAATCCAAATGATACGGCTATAATACACAAGATTGAGTATGTAgatgatctgctggagagaagaaaggaaaagacgaagaaaagCTTGGGAAAGTTTTTTTCCTGAGCTTGTCACATTCCTTGTTAAGACCTCGCAGTTGGATCCCTACATGAAGTCGTCAAGcaagcttcttggagcGTTTTTGGCCGGCTTGGCATCAATTTGCAACATGTCTTTGACACCATCCGTTGATGATTCAGTTCCACGAGAATTTAAGCGGTATTCATTCAAAATACTCTGAGATGCAGTGGATGCAGAATTCGAAttggatgatgaaaagTCATCCAAAAGATTTCTCGGGCTGCTTTGATTGGTTGACGGTGTCATAAAATCATCGAGTAAATTCCTTGTCTCGGTCGCTGATGAAACGTTATCTGAGCGCGGACCAGTGTTCTTGAATGTGGAATCGCTGTCTAGAAATTTATCGAACAAACTCGGTCTAACCAATTCTGTCTTGGTCGGTTCATTTGCGATAGAAGTTATGGTAAAGCCTGCCTCGTCCACTTTCGGTGACTGAAAACCGTTCTCGTGGCTCTGATtgtctttgatgaactCCCAGTTCTTTGTCAGAGACAAAGCTAAATATTCACACCCCATTCGTTTCAGAATGTCAGTTACTCTGAGAACTGAGCTATACTCGAGTCTGTTTTCGATTTCCAAAGATCCCATAAAGTAATTGATGTTTCTTTTCCGCAAATGACTGTAAAGAATCAGTAATGCTGGATCCTCGACTAAAAAAGACCTTTTGATgcatatttcttcattCACAAGCTCCGCATTCTCCTCTAAATCGATTGGTTGAGTCACCAAAGCCTTTATCGCCATATGCTGTTTCCGCAACTTCCAATAAATGAAACTTGTCATCCACCTATCATTCTGAATGATAGCCTCAGGTAAGACTTGTTTGGATAGTAAGCCTCCCAGGGCTGGTCCATTGTCGCCTTCATAGACTCTACACACCGCGATGGCTAAGTCCATGTCTTTCACTTGCTTGTATAATACATTTGCAGCATCTTCCAAGGATTTGGCAAGTAAGAAAAAACATGCCGCATCCATGAACCGATGTTTACTCATTAAAACAAATGCATTTTTCAGAGCCGCGCTTCTCCATCTCGGTTGACTAAAGTCGTTactcaaaaatttcagcatcttctgctgctcagGATGACCGAAAGACATCTTCCATAGACTTATAAGTATTTGTTTTCTCTTTAATGCCAAATAAAAAATCGCACATCTACTTGGATCTCTGGTTTCGTTCTTTGAGAACTCATATTTGGCGATCTGCTCAAATAAATTGAGCAAGTCACTCTCTCTGGACCAGTATGCTACTTTGAACTCTCGTGCCTTCTCCCAAGAAACCATGTTACTTCCGCAGATTGCCATCAACAGC is part of the Torulaspora globosa chromosome 7, complete sequence genome and harbors:
- the URA3 gene encoding orotidine-5'-phosphate decarboxylase (ancestral locus Anc_1.453) translates to MSTATYQERAARHPSPVASKLLSLMHEKKTNLCASVDVQTTAELLKLVDTLGPYICLLKTHVDIISDFSFEGTVKPLKELASKHNFLIFEDRKFADIGNTVKLQYSSGVYKIAEWADITNAHGVTGAGIVTGLKQAAQETTTEPRGLLMLAELSSRGSLAHGEYTKGTVEIAKTDKDFVIGFIAQRDMGGRDEGFDWLIMTPGVGLDDKGDALGQQYRTVDEVVSTGSDIIIVGRGLFAKGRDPKVEGERYRAAGWKAYEKRCQARAV
- the TIM9 gene encoding protein transporter TIM9 (ancestral locus Anc_1.452); the protein is MDQLNGREQQEFQKLVEQKQMKDFMRLYSNLVERCFADCVNDFTSSKLTSREQSCIMKCSEKFLKHSERVGQRFQEQNAALGQGLGR
- a CDS encoding uncharacterized protein (ancestral locus Anc_1.454) encodes the protein MSSDDDSAKTASASQLPYDNRSSSLIGALTAGGRSIVYQMTSFYLRTPLKLFRPPRFDYLHYVRIVLTGEENERGLPNDSASHRRLGVARSKYFNYLENSSLGILTKALNKYGWKVIPDRILPPLIVNSATGVVLYTTYLTSFNHFSSKSTPTSSAKNPWDVWRSGFVAGAMQALVSTPIDAIYARSSTSEFLSVAKKYDSLWMYGLDKLKEIGMIGCFGGFGLALVKESLGFAVYFTTFELMKGQVCTWFKTVVRQYAEVKYVIHNTKLADLIPSTTPSPPTEQAKIEFLSKKEEKWLNRAFIFVGGVTAAFLLQVVQYPFKKIQKIHQSRLEAFDIVSRSLNHQPATASSLSKATKIWVSEPASRRLHIYYNSYLDTFEHVLFIHKNTNSMMRWLYKGFARNTLAIIPGTTAGLLMLDYMRSSFEQSLLQVND
- the CPR7 gene encoding peptidylprolyl isomerase CPR7 (ancestral locus Anc_1.456), with amino-acid sequence MGQLLQTYLDIAIDGKKIGRIVCQLREDKAPKAARNFYALCVGERPNGSANELSYKGNYFHRVIKNFMIQCGDITHCSGDFSKSDDAGKGGCSIYATNEELERSGDENSNAGCLGNFEDENLGEFTEPFLLAMANTGSQNTNSSQFFITTYPSPHLNGKHSIFGKVIHGKSVVRTIERCKIDSDGFPELCIRIEDCGKWDESCGVPLFNASNDPIGGDIYEEYPEDTEGIDSEDFTAAYEAADTIKQSGTLLYKKKDFQNSYFKYIKALRYINEYIPDMDVDKGNNVKFTALKVKLYLNLSLVLYNLRRYDDAITYATYLLDMEDVPELDRAKAFYRRGNSYLMKNNLESARSNFQMCKENNPNDTAIIHKIEYVDDLLERRKEKTKKSLGKFFS
- the GEA2 gene encoding Arf family guanine nucleotide exchange factor GEA2 (ancestral locus Anc_1.455) is translated as MNLDSPGSAAAVDPVTIVIKECINLSSAMRKYSKYTSQSGVAALLGGGSDIFSNQDESLVSTFNNLSANRSNDPLLSGFIQLRLMLNKAQGLENIDSLTLLQPFLLVISTSSVSGYITSLALDSLQKFLTLNVINESSLNHRAAYHETVNSLTHCRFEGSEQLSDDSVLLKVVILLQTIIQSRCGDLLSDAIMYDVLQTILSLACNKRRSEVLRRAAESTMIAITVQIFSKLKHIDPTNLAQKYINDESYANNELQDDVIGTTAGKDDATSDHDTKEDQSLPSANADISKLDPTEIKATRITDPKYGLPVIKQYLNLLLSLIVPENQTKHTNSARIFGLNLINTAVELAGDIFPLHPRLFSLISDPICKYVLFIIQNSNKLSLLQAALQLFTTLVIILGNHLQMQVELTLTRIFTILSQSASQSNNEAKERPAAVKELLIEQISILWTRFPCFFTSTFITFDCNLDRADLSIQFLNSLTKLALPEAALTTTDSVPPICLEGLVYFIDEMYDHLQSVNREIFLSGDASIHLLEQRERKKEFIKCATIFNDKPKKGIPLLIEKGFIKSNTEEAISGFLFENNSRMNKKTIGLLLCDPTKATLLRKFIDLFDFKGLRVDEAIRILLTKFRLPGESQQIERIIEAFSARYVECQSYDSNEINNEATDDVRAVQPDADSVFILSYSIIMLNTDLHNPQVKEHMSYEDYSGNLKGCYNQKDFPTWYLERIYSSIRDKEIVMPEEHHGNDRWFEDAWNNLISSATVLTEIAKDSTSAIEGLSPEELAHFDKAIFKQVGSSIAKTLFKIFQVASDDHISTRMLTSIDKCSYIASFFNIKGLYNDILGRISELTTLVPAASTAKRQSSDADEIPLVEIAMEDCNTSIVVSTESVRLGRSFKGQLCLVVLFRILRRKNSPGVINDELWSKIVQVILVLYENLLISPDVFPEIQQRLKLGSLRRPEPEISIKKARENKGLLSAFASYLKGDEEPTEEEIDASIKAIQCIASTDVASSVFRNETNIAANLVKVLLSSIKKDISSENGRFFESEMLFLVELSVALLHIHNLGEDVASILLDRVTALSQSVTLSKAAVMRLASYRMLLLSAVDECHSPLLELINKDLLGKNEVFTQKYFAGDAGSEVLHGILGLTENGQNRKHILKDAGFWKLLRSLAAIRRHTKEIYQFLERCLLKSDGDLTEKNFMWILGLLDEISSAGAIGSKWEQEYDRLVRKGQKVDKENPYQDVVELSLKSINLTSLLLDEEVTTLRLTKSETIALIQALSHQCLNPCQQIRSYSLKTLGVAITERIHFPSEEITTAEEVIDGGLLPLLESNATRQENNVPIPEILAVISIFYLHCLRNKLATNQTFLKVLNVYNKFVDMPAVEKQLQELITEKKKIEKEFSQEENSSSQEVNEHVSEA